From Bradyrhizobium sp. NDS-1, the proteins below share one genomic window:
- a CDS encoding ABC transporter permease, protein MNDFARSIGSALSLIAEADAELLGIVALSVRVSLTASIAALLIGAPFGALLAITRFRGRQVVIILTNALLGLPPVVVGLALYLLLSRSGPFGMAGLLFTPAAMVIAQTLLATPIVVALVHRPASLLWAEYGDLARIDGLSAFRSMALLFALGRTSLLTAFLAAFGRAIAEVGAIIIVGGNVRGFTRTMTTAIALETSKGDLPLALGLGLILLALSVAVSTIAFLLVGRVGEK, encoded by the coding sequence ATGAACGACTTTGCACGCTCCATCGGCTCCGCCCTCTCTCTGATCGCCGAGGCCGACGCCGAGCTGCTCGGCATCGTCGCATTGTCGGTGCGGGTCAGCCTGACCGCCAGCATCGCCGCGCTCCTGATCGGCGCACCGTTCGGAGCCCTGCTTGCGATCACCCGTTTCCGGGGACGTCAGGTTGTCATCATCCTCACCAATGCGCTGCTCGGCCTTCCGCCGGTCGTAGTGGGGCTCGCACTCTATCTCCTGCTGTCGCGGTCCGGCCCATTCGGGATGGCCGGACTGTTGTTCACGCCGGCCGCGATGGTGATCGCGCAGACCCTGCTGGCGACGCCGATCGTGGTGGCGCTGGTGCACCGGCCCGCGAGCCTGCTGTGGGCCGAGTATGGCGATCTGGCCCGGATCGACGGCCTCTCGGCCTTTCGCAGCATGGCGCTTTTGTTCGCGCTCGGCCGGACCTCGCTGCTGACGGCGTTTCTCGCGGCGTTCGGGCGCGCCATCGCCGAAGTCGGCGCCATCATCATCGTCGGCGGCAACGTCCGCGGCTTCACGCGCACGATGACGACCGCGATCGCGCTGGAGACCAGCAAGGGCGATCTGCCGCTGGCGCTCGGGCTCGGGCTGATCCTGCTCGCGCTCAGCGTGGCAGTGTCGACCATCGCCTTCCTGCTAGTGGGACGCGTTGGGGAAAAATAG
- a CDS encoding substrate-binding domain-containing protein, with amino-acid sequence MRKIATLGAVLLWSTIAFAQDRTITVASTTSTEQSGLFGHLLPLFTKAEGIGVKVVAVGTGQALDIGRRGDADVVFVHDRSAEDKFMSEGQGVKRFDVMYNDFVIVGPKSDPAKIAGGKDVADALRKIAAAGALFISRGDKSGTHAAELRLWKEAGVDLGAVKNDWYREIGQGMGPALNMASSSNAYLLSDRGTWLSFKNRGELAVLTEGDKRLFNQYGVMLVNPATHPTVKVKDGQAFIDWLVSSKGQEAIAGYKVGGEQLFFPNASH; translated from the coding sequence ATGAGGAAGATTGCCACCCTGGGAGCGGTTCTGCTCTGGTCCACCATCGCCTTCGCGCAGGATCGCACCATCACGGTCGCCTCGACCACGTCGACTGAGCAATCAGGCCTGTTCGGCCATCTGCTGCCGCTGTTCACGAAGGCCGAGGGCATTGGTGTTAAGGTCGTCGCCGTTGGCACCGGCCAGGCGCTGGATATCGGGCGGCGCGGCGATGCCGACGTGGTGTTTGTCCATGACAGGTCCGCCGAAGACAAGTTCATGTCGGAAGGGCAGGGCGTGAAGCGCTTCGACGTCATGTACAACGACTTCGTCATCGTCGGCCCGAAGAGTGATCCCGCAAAGATCGCCGGCGGCAAGGACGTTGCGGACGCGCTGCGCAAGATCGCGGCGGCGGGGGCGCTGTTCATCTCGCGCGGCGACAAGTCCGGCACGCATGCCGCCGAGCTCCGGCTTTGGAAGGAAGCGGGCGTCGACCTCGGCGCGGTAAAGAACGATTGGTATCGGGAGATCGGCCAGGGCATGGGTCCGGCGCTGAACATGGCCTCGTCGTCGAACGCCTATCTTCTGTCGGACCGCGGCACCTGGCTGTCGTTCAAGAACCGCGGCGAACTCGCCGTCCTGACCGAAGGGGACAAGCGGCTGTTCAACCAGTACGGCGTCATGCTGGTGAATCCCGCCACGCATCCGACCGTGAAGGTGAAGGATGGACAGGCCTTCATCGACTGGCTCGTCTCGTCGAAGGGGCAGGAGGCGATCGCCGGGTACAAGGTCGGCGGCGAGCAGCTATTTTTCCCCAACGCGTCCCACTAG
- the blaBJP gene encoding BJP family subclass B3 metallo-beta-lactamase, whose protein sequence is MRTFTAALCALALFATGAQAQTLKAFLASVMQKWTAPFEPFQLIGNIYYVGTEGIAVYVIKTSQGLILIDTAMPQSTGMIKDNIAKLGFKVADIKIVLNSHAHLDHTGGFAEIKKETGAQLVAGERDKPLLEGGYYPGEEKNEDLTFPPVKVDRTVKEGDKVTLGDATLTAHATPGHSPGCTSWEMTVGDGDQNRQVLFFCSGTVALNRLVGQPTYPGIVDDYRATYVKAKAMKIDVLLGPHPEVYGMQAKRAQMKDGAPNPFVKPGELATYVTGLSEEFDKQLAKQTAALEKK, encoded by the coding sequence ATGAGAACATTCACGGCCGCGCTGTGCGCACTGGCATTGTTCGCGACGGGCGCGCAAGCACAGACCCTCAAGGCTTTCCTGGCGTCGGTCATGCAGAAGTGGACAGCACCTTTCGAGCCGTTCCAGCTCATCGGCAACATCTACTATGTCGGAACCGAAGGCATTGCCGTCTATGTCATCAAGACATCGCAGGGCCTGATCCTGATAGATACGGCAATGCCCCAGTCAACCGGCATGATCAAGGACAACATCGCCAAGCTCGGCTTCAAGGTTGCCGACATCAAGATCGTCCTCAACTCGCACGCGCATCTCGATCACACCGGCGGTTTTGCCGAGATCAAGAAGGAGACCGGTGCGCAGCTCGTGGCCGGCGAGCGCGACAAGCCTCTGCTGGAAGGCGGCTACTATCCCGGCGAAGAGAAGAACGAGGATCTCACCTTTCCCCCGGTGAAGGTCGACCGCACGGTGAAGGAAGGCGACAAGGTCACGCTCGGCGACGCTACCCTCACCGCACATGCAACGCCCGGCCATTCGCCCGGCTGCACGAGCTGGGAGATGACCGTTGGGGACGGCGACCAGAACCGCCAGGTGCTGTTCTTCTGCAGCGGCACGGTGGCCCTGAACAGGCTGGTCGGCCAGCCGACCTATCCGGGCATCGTCGACGACTACCGGGCGACCTACGTCAAGGCCAAGGCGATGAAGATCGACGTGCTGCTCGGGCCACACCCGGAGGTCTATGGCATGCAGGCCAAGCGAGCGCAGATGAAGGACGGCGCGCCGAATCCATTCGTCAAACCGGGCGAGCTTGCGACCTATGTGACCGGCCTGTCGGAAGAATTCGACAAGCAACTCGCCAAGCAGACCGCGGCGCTGGAAAAGAAGTAG
- a CDS encoding ABC transporter ATP-binding protein — MAETALLEIEDLHAWYGASHILHGISLHVKEGEVVALVGRNGAGKTTTLRAMMGLMPKATGRVRFAGRELLPLRAHQRFHLGLAYVPEERRIVPGLSVRENLRLGLVAAGSGIEERAAIDEIAETFPRLKERLDQEGVTLSGGEQQMLAIARALIARPKMILLDEPSEGIMPVLVEEMGALFRRLRDEGKTLLLVEQNVEWALRLADRAVIIDQGEVVHQSSAAALLADKDIQERYCAV, encoded by the coding sequence ATGGCTGAGACAGCACTGCTCGAAATCGAGGACCTGCACGCCTGGTATGGTGCCAGCCACATCCTCCACGGCATTTCCCTGCACGTGAAGGAGGGCGAGGTGGTCGCTCTCGTCGGCCGCAACGGCGCCGGCAAGACCACAACCTTGCGGGCGATGATGGGTCTGATGCCGAAGGCGACCGGCCGCGTGCGCTTCGCGGGCAGGGAGCTCCTGCCATTGCGTGCGCATCAGCGCTTCCACCTCGGCCTCGCGTACGTGCCCGAAGAGCGTCGCATCGTCCCGGGCCTGTCCGTGCGCGAGAACCTCCGGCTCGGCCTCGTCGCTGCCGGCAGCGGCATCGAGGAACGGGCGGCGATCGACGAGATCGCCGAGACCTTTCCGCGCCTGAAGGAGCGCCTCGACCAGGAGGGCGTGACGCTCTCCGGCGGCGAGCAACAGATGCTGGCGATCGCGCGCGCGTTGATTGCGAGGCCCAAAATGATCCTGCTCGACGAGCCCTCGGAGGGCATCATGCCCGTTCTGGTCGAGGAGATGGGCGCGCTGTTCCGCCGCCTGCGTGACGAGGGCAAGACGCTGTTGCTGGTGGAGCAGAACGTCGAATGGGCGCTCCGCTTGGCCGATCGCGCCGTGATCATCGACCAGGGCGAGGTGGTGCATCAGAGCAGCGCCGCGGCGCTGCTCGCGGACAAGGACATCCAGGAGCGCTATTGCGCGGTGTGA